A window of Roseburia hominis A2-183 genomic DNA:
GTTATAACATCATTAAATCCATACTCCGGTGTGTAATATTGCAGCTTCACAAAACCGTACCGTCCTACATCCAATACCAAAATGCTTTCCAGCTCATACAGTTCTGCATAGGCTGCGGCAACCTTTTTGCACCGTTCCCGTTCTATGTCTGTAATGTAACTTTTCTCCACAGTTGCAAACCTCCTGTTTCGAGGCATCGTGCTGCCTCTTATTCAATCTTCCGTGTTTCTATTTCAAAAACACTTCCGTCCCTTGTTTTTATTGTAAAAATATTTGCGGCATCAGAGGTATCTATATCCTCAATCCCTAAAGCCACATCATTTTCATCTAATACTTCGTATAGCTGATCCTTAAACTCATTATGTTCCATAACTTTTTTACTCTCCTTGTATGTTTTATGGTGCGTACACGCACCATATTATTATATGTTTCATGCACTTAGAATACAAGTGTGGAAAGGAGCTTTCAGTATGATTAAATACGATCCGCTTTGGCGTACGCTAAAGGAAAAAGGAATCAGCCAGTACCAGCTTATCAAAGATTATGGCATTGATAAAGCACAGCTTCAGCGGCTTCGGCAGAACCTTGTTGTAAAAACGCTTATTTTAAACAGGCTTTGCCAGATACTTAACTGCCGGATTGAAGAGATTATGGAATACGTCCCGGATGATAATTAAAGGTGTTGTTCTGATTGATGAACAATGCCTTTTTCATTTTCGCTTTTCATCTGCACCTTTGGACATCGTGTCCAGAAGTATCACTGATTATCTTTATTATCTCCATCAGCACCATAACCATTCTCAGAATTACAACCACACTGCCAATCAGACCACCTACAATACAGTTCAGTGCCAGTATTCCTATACTTCCTGCAATTCCGAAATTTTTTGGTATGAGAATCATACACATTTTTCTGATCCCATAAGGACAGCCGACCAGTACCCAATACAGGAAAAAATCAAATCCTTCTGCTTTTCTGCAAATCGGATAACAGGTTATCATCCAAACTGCCAGCAACGATACCGGAAGCACAATTTTAACCAATATTCTTTTCATTCCAGCCACCTCCGTACATATCATGCTGTACCTCCTGCTGATAATAATGATTCATCGTTGAGGGTGCATTATAAAGAGCTGTTACCATATATGCCTTGATATTTGCAATTTTCGTAGTTGTTTCCTGCATACATCCTATCACATATTCCAAATGGGAGCTATTCAGTTTGAGGAACTTTGATTTTACAAGCTCATATGGATAATCATTTCCACCGATTTTAACAGTCTTATGCTTCACACATACAATCTCGCAGATTACCTCATACAATTCCTCATACAGCCCTTTGTCCTGCCATCTGCCATATTTCATGTGATGTTCGTACTCAATATTCTCTTTGATGATTTCCATGTAAGCATTGACATCTTCCATCACATCAATCTCCCCTTCCAACTCACTGCCGGATTGATTGATAGGATTGATATAATTCCTATCAATATTACTCTGGTTAGTATGATTATAGTTAGTATAATTAGGGTCTGCTTTTTGAACTTCCGCAAGTTCAGATATTGTACTTCTTGAAGTAAAATTTTTAGACTTCTGGAAGTCTGCTTTTTGAACCTCTTGAAGTTCAGTTTCTGAACTTCTGGAAGTATAACTTTTAGAACTCTTGAGGTTCAAATCCTGAACTTCTGTGGAAACATCAGCATTTGCAGGCGTTTCTTCTTCTGCTTCTCCTATTGTGGCAAAATTCTTTACATAAATAATATCCGGTTTTCCAAGTCCCCTGCGTTTCTTTTCGATCAATCCTATCCCATTATCACTGTCCAACTCTTTCATAATCTTAACACAGGTTGCTTTTGCACATCCCAAATCCTCCATGACATTATCAAGAGTATAAATGATATAGGCTCTGTTTTCTTCATCCAACCAGCCATTTTTCATAGACAGTGACATACGGTCAAGCATCAGACCGTACAGGAGCTTGGCATCGCTGCTAAGCCCCTTGAAACGCTCGTCTTTAATCAGCAACCGAGGAACACGATAAAAGGAAAACTGTTCTGCTTCAATCCCATAGTAATAATCAAACTGTATCTGTTTACCCATTTTACCGCACCCCCTTTACTGTTTCTTCTGCCATTCCTCCAATAATTGCAGGATAATCCCCTCAATCTCTTCGCTGGAGTATTCCTCTGAAAAAAACTGGCTGATTTTTTCAGACTTGATTGTAACTTTCCTCTCTTTCGGCTTTTCCTCGGTCAGTATCAGACGCACCATCGGCAGCGTCAGTTCGCCGCTTTTCCCATATTCCTTCAGCTTGGCAGACTGTACTGTGGAAATATTTGCTCCGCTTTCCTCAAGGATTACCAGCACCCACTGTTGTGCATCTTCCGACAGAAAGGAAATGTCAACACCCTGTACCAGACCGATTTTCTTTCTGTCAACCAACTCTAGCAGCTCATCGGACAGCCTTGCAAGCCAGATATACCGTTGCACCGTCTTTCCGCTTTCTCCGACAGCTTCTCCTACCTCGTCAAGCGTATTTCCGTTTCCTTTTCTGCCCTGATGCTTCATAGCCTCGTATTTCATGGCATAAGCTTTCGCCTTCTCACTTGGCAGAATGTCCTCACGCTGAATGTTGGAATCCACCATGATAATCGTAGCTTCATCGTCTGTATAATTGCGGACTATCACAGGCATATCCTCTTTTCCTGCCCGTTCTGAACCTCGTTTTCTGCGGTGTCCGGCTATGATTTCATAGCCACCCTCTGCCCTCGGTCTTGCAATTCCCGGTACGAGCACCCCATACTTACTGATGCTTTCCGTTGTTTCTTCCATTTTTTCATCGTCCAGTACACGGAACGGATGATTTCTAAACTCATGCAAATCCGTGAGCTTGGCTCTGATAATCTGCTCTTCGCTCCCTGTCTTTTCTTCTGCATTTCCAAATAAATCATCATAACTGCTTAATTTTACCTTTGCGGCACTTCCTGCTTTACTCATTCCCAAGCACCTCCTCCGTCAAAGACTGATAAGCAGCGGCTACTTTGCCTTTCGGATCATGTTCGTAGATACTGACACCCTCTGCGGAAATCTCTGCCGCACGGACGGAAATGGGAATACTGTTTTCAAATATCCGCACCTTGCTACCGTAATTCTCCACCAGTAATGCAGTAATGTCCTTTGCATAATTGGTTCGAGCATCCACCATTGTCAGCAGAATCCCCTCAATCATCAGCTTCGGGTTAATCTGTCTCCTGACCTTTCCTATGGTCTTAATAAGCTGCTGCAACCCTTTTGCCGGAAGATATGCCGCCTGCACTGGAATCAGAATACTGTCCGCACAGGCAAAAGCGTTTATAGTAATCATGCCGAGAGAGGGCATACAGTCAATCAGAATATAATCATAATTATCCTTTACCAGCTCTATGTAGGAACGCATCACAAGCTCTCTGCTCATCACATTTACAAGTGATACTTCCAGACCGGAAAGCTCAATGTTTCCCGGCATCAGGTCAATTCCCTCTTTGTGTTTCAGGATACCATAATCCGCTTCCATATCTTCATCATTGATGATATTGCCAAGTGCTGTTGCAAGTGTTTCCTCTAGCTTGTCCGGCTCTGTGAAGCCAAGACTGTCTGTCAGACTGCCCTGTGCATCGGCATCAATCAGCAGGACTTTCTTGCCCTGTTTTGCCAATCCTATGCCTAAATTACTGGTTGTGGTGGTCTTGCCCACACCACCTTTTTGGTTTGCGATTGCGATTATTTTACACATGATAGATTCTCCTTTGTTTTCTGCTATTTTTCTGCTACGTTTCTTTTCTTTACTTCTACATACGCCCTGTAAAATTTCTTCGTTCCCTTATTCGGATACATCTCGGAAAACTCCGTTACTTCCACTTTCGGATTCCTCTGCAAAATCTTTCCGAACCACTTAATATCATTCTTTGTTCCCATCAATCTGACTTTTAACATTAGTCTGTTCCTCCCAATAAGGCATACAGCTTATGGTTGTATGTGGCATATTCCGGATACCGAATCTGAATTGCCTGCCAGAAATATGGTGCATAAGCACAGCAGAATATTTCCTCCACCGTGTACTGCCTGCACTCGTCCACCTGTTCTTCTGCATCTTCATAATCGGAAACACTTGGTGTTCCATTGCAATACAGATTGAATGCCATTCTGATCACTCTCACACTTCCACTGGTCTGCCAGCCTTCGTGTAAACACTCTGTTATTACGCATCCTGTTTTGAAATCATAAATTCTGTAAACATTTCTTCTGGTATCATCGCTGATCCCAAGACAATAGCAGAGTGCCTTGTGGTAAACATCCTGATACCGGACTTCCTTTAACTTCTCGTAGTAGAATTTCTCATGTGCATCGCTGATAAAAATAATCTTTTCTTCCTTTTTGGTTTCTGCTCCTAACGCTGTACTTGTCATAATAGAACCCTCCTTGTGTTATTTTGATTTTGTTTTGACCATAACAACAGAAAAAGGACACTCTCCGTTTTATTGGAAAATGTCCTTTTAATAGCATTCAACTATTAAGTTTTGAAAGGTTCTGATTTCTAAAACATCCCTTTTCAGTCCATATTAGTCCACCGAATGACACAAATTTGATGTCAATTTGATGTCAAACACTCGATAAACTCATAAAAGTCTATGGATTTTCTGATTCTTAGTACAACTTCGCACCTGCCGGAATCCGGTCATTCACCATGAGAAGATTTAATCCCTCATGTCCATCTTCCTCGTGTACTGCTGAAATCAGCATACCCTCGGAATCAATGCCCATCATCTTTCTCGGAGGCAAATTTACGATTGCAATCGCTGTCTTGCCAATCAGATCTTCTGGCTCGTAATACTCGTGAATACCGCTTAAAATCGTGCGTTTCCGGTCTGTTCCGTCATCCAGAGTGAACTTTAAAAGCTTCTTTGACTTCGGTACTGCTTCACATTCCAGAATCTTTACTGCACGGAAATCAGCCTTTGCAAAGGTATCGAAATCAATCATTTCTTCAAACAATGGTTCGATTTTTACGTTGGAGAAATCAATCTTTTCTGCAACCTTTTCCTCTGCCACAGCAGCATTTTCTACTGCCTTTTCAGC
This region includes:
- a CDS encoding helix-turn-helix domain-containing protein, whose translation is MIKYDPLWRTLKEKGISQYQLIKDYGIDKAQLQRLRQNLVVKTLILNRLCQILNCRIEEIMEYVPDDN
- a CDS encoding DUF6050 family protein, translating into MKRILVKIVLPVSLLAVWMITCYPICRKAEGFDFFLYWVLVGCPYGIRKMCMILIPKNFGIAGSIGILALNCIVGGLIGSVVVILRMVMVLMEIIKIISDTSGHDVQRCR
- a CDS encoding DUF6017 domain-containing protein, with product MGKQIQFDYYYGIEAEQFSFYRVPRLLIKDERFKGLSSDAKLLYGLMLDRMSLSMKNGWLDEENRAYIIYTLDNVMEDLGCAKATCVKIMKELDSDNGIGLIEKKRRGLGKPDIIYVKNFATIGEAEEETPANADVSTEVQDLNLKSSKSYTSRSSETELQEVQKADFQKSKNFTSRSTISELAEVQKADPNYTNYNHTNQSNIDRNYINPINQSGSELEGEIDVMEDVNAYMEIIKENIEYEHHMKYGRWQDKGLYEELYEVICEIVCVKHKTVKIGGNDYPYELVKSKFLKLNSSHLEYVIGCMQETTTKIANIKAYMVTALYNAPSTMNHYYQQEVQHDMYGGGWNEKNIG
- a CDS encoding ParB/RepB/Spo0J family partition protein translates to MSKAGSAAKVKLSSYDDLFGNAEEKTGSEEQIIRAKLTDLHEFRNHPFRVLDDEKMEETTESISKYGVLVPGIARPRAEGGYEIIAGHRRKRGSERAGKEDMPVIVRNYTDDEATIIMVDSNIQREDILPSEKAKAYAMKYEAMKHQGRKGNGNTLDEVGEAVGESGKTVQRYIWLARLSDELLELVDRKKIGLVQGVDISFLSEDAQQWVLVILEESGANISTVQSAKLKEYGKSGELTLPMVRLILTEEKPKERKVTIKSEKISQFFSEEYSSEEIEGIILQLLEEWQKKQ
- a CDS encoding ParA family protein — translated: MCKIIAIANQKGGVGKTTTTSNLGIGLAKQGKKVLLIDADAQGSLTDSLGFTEPDKLEETLATALGNIINDEDMEADYGILKHKEGIDLMPGNIELSGLEVSLVNVMSRELVMRSYIELVKDNYDYILIDCMPSLGMITINAFACADSILIPVQAAYLPAKGLQQLIKTIGKVRRQINPKLMIEGILLTMVDARTNYAKDITALLVENYGSKVRIFENSIPISVRAAEISAEGVSIYEHDPKGKVAAAYQSLTEEVLGNE
- a CDS encoding DUF6075 family protein → MTSTALGAETKKEEKIIFISDAHEKFYYEKLKEVRYQDVYHKALCYCLGISDDTRRNVYRIYDFKTGCVITECLHEGWQTSGSVRVIRMAFNLYCNGTPSVSDYEDAEEQVDECRQYTVEEIFCCAYAPYFWQAIQIRYPEYATYNHKLYALLGGTD